ACAAGATCAGCTAAGTCTTTTCCTTCTTCAATAAAATTTTTTATCTTTTTTTCAATTCTTTTTACCCCAAATTCATTAAAATGTTGTATACTATTATACATAGAAGATGTCATCCTTTCTATTTATTATTTTTGCTTAATTAATATCTTAACAGGATGTCATCTTCTTTTCAATTATATATGGTATTTTATGTCTCATTCCCTACAATAACTTTACGCTAACATCATTATTAAAAAATATTAGTCAAAGACAGTGCTTCCCTGTCAGGGATGGTTTTTAAAAGCTGCTTTAAGGAGGCTATTTCAGCTAAAGCCAAGGTAGAATCCTTTGCGTCTATATATACAGACAGTCTTGATATAGAAGTGCTGATTGCATCTATATCAGAATGGTCCAGTAGAATGCTCCATTTTTTTTCTGTCTCAGGCCACTTTTCTATAATTTCTAAAAGATTATTTTTAGCCGGTTCCCAATTTTTCTCATAAATATTGGCTTCAGTTTTAAGAATTTTTTCTTCTATTACAAGGGTGGATGTTGCAAGGATTCTTGAAGCAAAAAATGATGCTCCGATTATTAATGCCAGAACCAGCACTATACTTCCTAAAATTTTTAAATTGTGCATTAATTATCCTCCCCTTTCTTTTCTTTAACTTGAAAATATAAATTGCCGGAAGAATCTAAACTTGCAAATAATACGTCTTTTATATTTTCCACCCCAAATTTTTTCAGTTCATCAGACAGCCATTTCTCGTCTAGATTTGCAGTTTTTAAATTAGCTGTATTTACATTTCCGTCCACTATAAGATCAAGAGGTAAACCCTCATACTCAGTTTGAATATTAAGGTCTTCAGGGTTTAAAGGTCTTTTTTGGGATTTAGGGATAACGCTTAGCTGTCCGTTTGTCTCCAGTATGGCAAATTCCACATCTGAAATGTTGGATATATTTTTTATTCTTAACTGTTCTAAAAGCTCATTTATTGTAAACATCTCTTTTTTAAGAGCTTGTTCTTTAAGTTTGCCGTTTTCAATTAAAACAGTGGGTCTTCCTGAAATAATAGCCCTTGTTTTGGCACTTTTAAGCCCGATATAAGAAAAAAGTAGTTGTGCCACTAAAAGGGTGAGTATAGGAATAATTCCGTTTACCAATGGAACTCCTGTATTTTGCATTGCAACGGATGCAAGGTCAGATATCATTATGGCTATAACAAGTTCAAAAGGCTGTAATTCCCCTATTTGACGCTTTCCCATTATTCTCATTACAATAATTACAAGTAAATATAATATTGCTGTCCTGACAAAAGATATCAGCACTATATCACCCTTTCTGTATAATTATTAATAGTTTTGCCAGGTATTTATTTTAAAATGTGTAGGAATTTATGGCTTAGCCGGGAATGGAGACTATTGCAAAAAACGGTGTTTAAAAAACATGAAAATGTTAGCAATTTAAATTAATAATGAGTCTTATTTAAATATTTTACCCTATTTATGATATATTTATGAAATTGGAATAAAACCGGCATAAATTACAGTATGCAATATAATAAAAATAATATAGAATAGGTTTAATTAATATAAAACAGGTTAGCTATACATAAATAAAAAGCAATTTTTCCGGGAGGAATATAATGCATGTAATTATAATAGGATGTGGAAAAGTAGGTTCAAGATTTGCAAATGTTTTATCTGAAGAAGGTCACGATGTTGTTATCATAGATAGTGACAGCAATTCTTTTAAATTGCTGTCTCCTGATTTTAACGGGATAACTCTTACTGGGGTACCCATAGACCAGGATGTTTTAAAAAAGGCAGGAATAAATACTGCAGATGCCTTAGCAGCTGTTACACCGGATGACAATATAAATATTATGGTTTGCCAGGTTGCAAAGGAGATTTTTAAAGTTCCAAAGGTGATAGCCAGAATATATGACCCTTCCAGGGAACATGTCTTTCACCATTTTGGATTGGAGACAATTTGTCCTACGGATATTTCAGTTAATGTAATAAAGTCTATTATAATAGGCAAAAAAGAGGTTCAGACGCAAACCATTGGCAATAAAGCTATTTTATACAGACAGGAAAGAGTGGATAAATCCTATATAGGTAAAAAAGTAGAGGATATTGAATTGGATGAAAGTTCCCACTTATTTGCCGTTATAAGGGACAATGAGTTTAATTTTGCAAAACCCGGTTTTGTACTTAAAAAAGGCGATGAAATTGTAATTGCAAGTAAAGGGGATTGAATTTTTAATAGGAATTTATGTACTTTTATCAAAATTCATAAATTTCATATGGAGGTAAAATATGTATATTGTTATAGCGGGAGGGGGAAAGCTTGGATATTACCTTGTAAAAACCCTTCTTCCATATAAACATAAAATAGCTATTATAGAGCCATTAGAGGATGTGTGCAATAAAATAGCAAATGAACTGAATATTCCTGTGGTAAACGGGGATGGAACAGATTTAGAAGTGCTTTCAGAAATAGAACTGCAAAAGTGTGATATTTTTATTGCAGTTACAGGAAAAGACCAGGATAATTTAATTGCGTGCCAACTGGCTAAGAGAAATTTTGGAGTGGAGAGGACCATAGCAAGGGTCAATAACCCAAAAAATATTGAAATATTTCAAAAGCTGGGGGTGGATATCCCAGTCAGCAGTACATCCATAATAGCTGACCTTATTGAGCAGGAAGTGGATTACTCAGGCATAAAAACCCTTTTGAGACTAAAAACCGGGAAGCTGGTGCTGAATGAAATTTTAATAACTGATAAATCACCGGTGTGTGACAAAGCTTTAAAGGATATAAATATTCCTAAAGACTGTGTTGTTATTTCTGTAATCAGGGATGTGGAAGTTATTATACCAAATGGTTTTACAATATTAAAAGAAGGGGATTATATTATAACCGTCTCTTCAAGTGAGGACCAGGCAGAGCTTAAGGATTACTTTGTGGGTAAAGGAAAGCAATAACTTGTAGCTTCTAAGTTTCAGGTATTTTTAGCCCACTATTATTTTTCCCTCAGGATATACCACATCTTGATTTTTCTTTTGGGCATTTTGTATTGTAAGAGCAATGGCAAAAGAGAGAGGACCTATTCTTCCCACCAGCATACCGATTATTATAAGAATTTTGCTTATGTTGCTTAAAATACTTACATCTATAGGGGACAGACCTACAGTGGCAACTGCAGATGTGGATTCAAAAAGGGTGTCCAAAAAAGGAATATCCTCCAAAAACATGAGCACAGTTGTCAAGGTGATAACAATCATGGCACTAAGGCTGACAATGGCAAGGGACTTAATTATGGTTTGGTGGGGAATTCTTCTCTTAAAAACAACAGCGTGTTCTGTTCCCCTGATTTGTGAAATAACGGCAACTAAAATAACCCCGAAGGTGGTTAGTTTGACACCGCCTCCTGTGGAACCAGGTGCCGCACCTATAAACATAAGAAAAATTGCCATTGCTTTGGTTATCTCTTTCATGCTGCCTGTGTCAATGGTGTTAAAACCTGAAGAGCGGGTTGTTACAGATTGAAAAAATGAGGCATTTATTTTTTCAACTATACTGAGTTTGCCTAATGTATAGGGGTTATTAAATTCTGAAAGGAAGAAAAATATCCCGCCAAAGACAATGAGAAATACAGTAAAAAGTAAAACTACCTTTGTGTGAAGGAGCAGCTCTCTCTTTTTGGGAAATTCCCATAAATTTTTCCACACAACAAAGCCAAGTCCGCCTAAAATAACAAGTATTGATGTAAAAAACAAAAGTACAGGGTCGTCATTGTAATTGGTAAGGCTTTGAAAATCCCCCAATATATCAAATCCAGCATTACAAAAGGAGGATATGGAATGAAAAATTGAAATGTAAAAGCCTTTAAAACCGAATTTTGGAACAAACCTTGTAGCTAAAATAACGGCTCCTGCCAATTCAATTGAAAAAGTGGCAAGTACCACGTTTTTAATAAGGCTTAAAACACCGTCAAAGCTAAAATCACTTAGAGATTGTTGAGCTAATACCCTTGTTTTGAGACTTACTTTTTTTCCAAGCAAAATTGAGAAAAATGTGGCAAAGGTTACAAAACCCAAAGCTCCTGTTTGAATGAGAATCAGGATAACAATCTGGCCAAAAAGTGACCACTGGGCGGCTGTATCCACCACTACCAGTCCTGTAACACAGGTGGCGGATGTGGCGGTAAACAGTGCAGTAAGAAAATCTGCTTTTTCAGCATTGTCATTTGAAGCAATGGGAAGGGTTAAAAGTAAAGTTCCCCAAAAAATAACCACTATAAAGCTTAACAATATAATTTTAGTGGGATCTAAACGGAATAGCTTCCTGTTCTTTATATTAAATTGGAACTTAATCATAAAAAATAATCACCGTGCCTTGGTATTATTAGCCATAACTTTCATTCTTCCCATTATATCATATTATGGATATGGCTGCAATGAGAAAACTTTGGTTTTAAATTGAATACTTTACATAAAAAAAGTCTTGGAAAATCTTATAATTTATAATATAATATATAATAAGACATCTTTTAGTAGTTTCTGTTCTTAAAAAAACTATTCTGTTGAGGTATTTAAAATGTATAAACTAAGGTTGGTAATAGCCGACAAAGATCAAGTCTACATTGATAACGTTACAGGTTTTATTTACTCAAAGTACAAAAACAAATTTTATATCAAGTCTTTTACAAATGAAAAATCCCTGTATGAGCATATTGATGAAACTGATAGAATTGATATTTTGTTGATTACACCGTCATTTTATAAAGAGGAAATTGACTTAAAAAAAGTAGTTGCTCCAATAATTTTATCAACAGGGATTTTACCAAAGGAAATTAAAGACTTTGAAATAGTTAGCAAGTATCAAACGGGTACCAATCTTGTAAATAATATTTTAAATATCTTTTCTGAAAGAAGTAATTTTAGCATTCATACTAAAGAAGGGTCTAATGACACAAAAATAGTTACTTTTTTCTCGCCGGTAGGGGGTGCAGGTACATCTACTTTAGCGGCGGCTACTGCTTTTCAATGTGTACAAAGTCAAATGAACACCTTTTATCTGAATTTTGAAGGTCTTTCTTCTACCAGAGCTTTTTTCAATTCTGTTGATAATGGTCAAAACTTATCAAGTATATTGTTTTTCCTAAAAGAAAAAAGCAAGAATTTATCTCTTAAAATAGAAACCGGCAGATTAATAGATGATGCAACAGGGGTACACTATTTTCTTCCGCCGGAAAATAGTTTTGACTTAAAAGATATGGCTGTTGATGAAATGGAAAGGCTTATTGATGAGATGAAAGCAATGGCTTATTATGATGTGATTATTGCCGATATCAGCAGTGAGTTAAGTGATACTAACATATTGCTAATGCAGAAAAGTGATTGCATATTTTATGTTTTATCTTATGACAGGGTTTCAAAATTTAAATTTGAAGAGATGCTTAAGGCATTTGAGTTTTTAAATAAAAGAAAAGGTTTGGATTTTATTAACAAAGGTGAAGTTATACTGAATAAATGTACAGGTATTAATTTAGAAGCTTTAGATAATGTGACTTTAGGAGAAAAGACGGTTTTTGCCAAAATACCGTATATAAGCGGAATGGAAGCATCTGATGCCCACTACCTTGCAAATAGTGAAAACCCCATAGCAAATGCAGCAAACAAAATAATATACAAGTTGAAATAGGGTGTTTAAAATGGATATTAATAGCAAGGAAAAACTTATCCATGAAATAAGGGAAAGAATAAACGACAGTATTGATTTATCAAAGGATTATACCGATGAAGAAATCAGGGAAGTAATAACCGGCGAAGTTTTTAAGGCATCTAAGGAGCATTATCTTAGCATTGGTGAAAAGAAGGAAATCACAGATGTGATATTTAACTCCATGAGAAGGCTTGATGTACTTCAGCCTATTATTGATGACAAAAGTATAACGGAAATAATGATAAACGGTCCGGATACAATTTTTGTTGAAAAAGACGGCAGGATTTTTAAAAAAGATGTCAGGTTTGAAAGTAGGAGAAAACTGGAAGATGTCATTCAGACTATTGTATCAAAGGTAAACAGGACGGTTAATGAATCAAATCCCATTGTAGATGCAAGGCTTACAGACGGGTCACG
The genomic region above belongs to Acetivibrio saccincola and contains:
- a CDS encoding DUF4363 family protein — its product is MHNLKILGSIVLVLALIIGASFFASRILATSTLVIEEKILKTEANIYEKNWEPAKNNLLEIIEKWPETEKKWSILLDHSDIDAISTSISRLSVYIDAKDSTLALAEIASLKQLLKTIPDREALSLTNIF
- a CDS encoding DUF421 domain-containing protein produces the protein MLISFVRTAILYLLVIIVMRIMGKRQIGELQPFELVIAIMISDLASVAMQNTGVPLVNGIIPILTLLVAQLLFSYIGLKSAKTRAIISGRPTVLIENGKLKEQALKKEMFTINELLEQLRIKNISNISDVEFAILETNGQLSVIPKSQKRPLNPEDLNIQTEYEGLPLDLIVDGNVNTANLKTANLDEKWLSDELKKFGVENIKDVLFASLDSSGNLYFQVKEKKGEDN
- a CDS encoding potassium channel family protein gives rise to the protein MHVIIIGCGKVGSRFANVLSEEGHDVVIIDSDSNSFKLLSPDFNGITLTGVPIDQDVLKKAGINTADALAAVTPDDNINIMVCQVAKEIFKVPKVIARIYDPSREHVFHHFGLETICPTDISVNVIKSIIIGKKEVQTQTIGNKAILYRQERVDKSYIGKKVEDIELDESSHLFAVIRDNEFNFAKPGFVLKKGDEIVIASKGD
- a CDS encoding potassium channel family protein — encoded protein: MYIVIAGGGKLGYYLVKTLLPYKHKIAIIEPLEDVCNKIANELNIPVVNGDGTDLEVLSEIELQKCDIFIAVTGKDQDNLIACQLAKRNFGVERTIARVNNPKNIEIFQKLGVDIPVSSTSIIADLIEQEVDYSGIKTLLRLKTGKLVLNEILITDKSPVCDKALKDINIPKDCVVISVIRDVEVIIPNGFTILKEGDYIITVSSSEDQAELKDYFVGKGKQ
- a CDS encoding TrkH family potassium uptake protein, with the translated sequence MIKFQFNIKNRKLFRLDPTKIILLSFIVVIFWGTLLLTLPIASNDNAEKADFLTALFTATSATCVTGLVVVDTAAQWSLFGQIVILILIQTGALGFVTFATFFSILLGKKVSLKTRVLAQQSLSDFSFDGVLSLIKNVVLATFSIELAGAVILATRFVPKFGFKGFYISIFHSISSFCNAGFDILGDFQSLTNYNDDPVLLFFTSILVILGGLGFVVWKNLWEFPKKRELLLHTKVVLLFTVFLIVFGGIFFFLSEFNNPYTLGKLSIVEKINASFFQSVTTRSSGFNTIDTGSMKEITKAMAIFLMFIGAAPGSTGGGVKLTTFGVILVAVISQIRGTEHAVVFKRRIPHQTIIKSLAIVSLSAMIVITLTTVLMFLEDIPFLDTLFESTSAVATVGLSPIDVSILSNISKILIIIGMLVGRIGPLSFAIALTIQNAQKKNQDVVYPEGKIIVG
- a CDS encoding P-loop NTPase family protein yields the protein MYKLRLVIADKDQVYIDNVTGFIYSKYKNKFYIKSFTNEKSLYEHIDETDRIDILLITPSFYKEEIDLKKVVAPIILSTGILPKEIKDFEIVSKYQTGTNLVNNILNIFSERSNFSIHTKEGSNDTKIVTFFSPVGGAGTSTLAAATAFQCVQSQMNTFYLNFEGLSSTRAFFNSVDNGQNLSSILFFLKEKSKNLSLKIETGRLIDDATGVHYFLPPENSFDLKDMAVDEMERLIDEMKAMAYYDVIIADISSELSDTNILLMQKSDCIFYVLSYDRVSKFKFEEMLKAFEFLNKRKGLDFINKGEVILNKCTGINLEALDNVTLGEKTVFAKIPYISGMEASDAHYLANSENPIANAANKIIYKLK